The following coding sequences are from one Venturia canescens isolate UGA chromosome 5, ASM1945775v1, whole genome shotgun sequence window:
- the Mps1 gene encoding serine/threonine-protein kinase mph1 isoform X1, giving the protein MSKEMGNKSFDEKHNSTGPSGMLGLSNLGPKLQPIRIKAFLEMYTSDEEDSEDRGKESIESEDEDIQPLPDDDKDKLKEHLTSVMEETEPTLSTLSCQSRSLNHNASSINNQTSAITAAVINEELDGTSLRNSEENFSQSKHPQERRDSVKIHLESMSKIPYLERDSSKSLYNQNRRSNVQFEVPLSTENIPVHVKIESGIFLDNKDSSTAVKTETLQTMTENSSAIHKEKLNCPISRNFRDDFSLNEHDHGRNGAVANYSDSGSQQDPGLERVKIEMVISESQCSDTNSEGSQTSVASCSFSSKGETILQNQESVPAEKKCDSMYYGIEKHYSTSETCLNSSGTHSIGHKNNLHLVNDTPMKNNPPAGSMRPTPSISHRSMFQTPINAKLKQDYMKNHVQTPATIFGNWSRNHMVQTPLPNYEGRGDTVPRSHALSTVSQELTHDSPFVRKVQEKKARRPLAETMLSSGANPRFQNYKSSIQHTREILQSSKSLEHQNHPVSEHGRETCSNESATVETKENKFSKRIEKSSHVEESSSRAPESMNEVIVTNTNSSRNNENLVNSKISKVPTYEQHPSSFRVVSSIPPVSTGYDEKNIPERLNNVQVSVPSRIRRPNQRQIITVKDKDYLILGSLGEGMSGQVLRVQELENRSLRAIKIVDLSRLDKDCAQGCLQEISMLKKLQAPSVVKMFDHEIKYPMVHVVMEMGDTDLKSFLNEISAQKRPPLTMVLYYWTEMLTAVKHIHDNGVIHSDLKPANFLLVRGRLKLIDFGIASSMNAEMTSVVKNNPIGTLNYISPEALMDIGGNNEDSPTRNVKYKISFKSDVWSLGCILYSLVYGYTPFHNIRAQWAKISAITNPNPKISFAPPSGQDIEPIPPILIEVMRKCLRHDPKARPTVAELLQIPYIPIKPIAPKPARAIPPNIITKMKHSLTDSEWRQFTEVKNFTSNSMSVARNHEDSLFFFAYFSIFFATNNGNEISFSKKVHFRNIFDVFQRR; this is encoded by the exons atgagcaAAGAGATGGGTAATAAATCGTTCGATGAGAAGCACAATTCGACCGGACCTTCAGGCATGCTGGGTTTGTCAAATCTTGGGCCAAAACTGCAGCCGATAAGAATAAAAGCATTTTTAGAAATGTATACAAGTGACGAAGAAGACAGTGAGGATAGAGGCAAAGAATCAATAGAATCGGAAGATGAAGACATACAACCATTGCCTGACGATGATAAGGATAAACTTAAAGAACACTTAACTAGTGTAATGGAAGAAACTGAACCGACGCTATCAACATTGAGTTGTCAATCACGGTCTTTGAACCATAACGCATcttcaataaataatcaaacTTCTGCAATAACTGCTGCTGTGATAAACGAAGAGCTTGATGGAACCTCTCTTAGGAATTCTgaagagaatttttctcaaagcAAACATCCCCAAGAGAGAAGAGATTCAGTTAAAATTCATTTGGAATCTATGTCAAAGATTCCTTACCTCGAACGTGATTCATCTAAAAGTCTGTATAACCAAAATCGCCGTTCCAATGTACAATTTGAGGTTCCCCTATCAACAGAAAACATTCCTGTGCATGTCAAAATTGAATCTGGAATTTTTCTTGATAACAAGGATTCGTCCACAGCCGTGAAAACAGAGACTCTCCAAACTATGACAGAAAACTCTTCTGCGATACACAAAGAAAAGTTAAACTGTCCCATTTCTAGGAATTTTCGAGatgatttttctctcaatgAACATGACCATGGGAGAAATGGAGCAGTCGCGAATTATTCAGATTCAGGATCACAGCAAGATCCCGGACTAGAGCGGGTCAAGATAGAAATGGTTATTTCAGAAAGTCAGTGCTCCGACACAAACTCGGAAGGGAGCCAAACGTCAGTCGCAAGTTGTTCATTTTCATCTAAAGGTGAAACAATACTTCAAAACCAGGAGAGTGTACCAGCAGAAAAGAAATGTGATTCCATGTATTATGGAATAGAAAAACACTATTCAACATCAGAGACATGTTTGAACTCTTCTGGAACTCATTCCATTggacataaaaataatttgcatCTGGTGAACGATacgccaatgaaaaataatccaCCGGCTGGGTCAATGCGACCGACGCCTTCGATTTCACACAGAAGTATGTTTCAAACTCCAATAAATGCAAAACTAAAGCAGGATTATATGAAAAATCATGTTCAAACTCCAGCAACTATTTTTGGCAACTGGTCGCGAAATCACATGGTTCAAACACCTTTACCGAATTATGAGGGCCGCGGCGATACGGTCCCAAGGTCTCACGCACTTTCAACAGTATCACAAGAATTGACTCATGATTCTCCATTCGTGAGGAAAgtacaggaaaaaaaagcacGACGACCCCTAGCAGAGACCATGCTATCTTCCGGAGCAAATCCACGTTTCCAGAATTATAAATCGTCCATTCAGCATACCCGGGAGATTTTGCAATCTTCAAAGAGTCTCGAACATCAAAATCATCCAGTTTCGGAGCATGGCAGAGAGACTTGTTCCAACGAATCAGCAACTGTTGAAACTAAAgagaacaaattttcaaaaagaattgaaaaatcttcacacGTCGAAGAGTCCTCCTCTCGAGCCCCTGAATCGATGAACGAAGTAATCGTCACAAACACGAACAGTAGTCGCAATAATGAAAACCTTGTTAATTCGAAGATAAGCAAAGTTCCAACTTATGAACAACATCCTTCGAGTTTTCGCGTTGTAAGCTCTATCCCTCCAGTTTCAACGGGTTatgatgagaaaaatattcccGAGAGACTAAACAATGTACAAGTCTCCGTACCTTCGCGAATACGACGACCGAATCAACGCCAAATCATCACTGTCAAAGACAAAGATTATTTGATCCTCGGTAGCCTCGGAGAAGGTATGAGCGGCCAGGTTCTTCGAGTCCAGGAACTTGAGAATCGTAGTTTACGCGCAATCAAAATCGTCGATCTCAGTCGTTTGGACAAAGATTGTGCTCAAGGTTGCTTACAAGAAATCTCGATGCTTAAAAAACTCCAAGCACCCTCTGTCGTCAAGATGTTCGATCA CGAAATCAAATATCCTATGGTACATGTAGTAATGGAAATGGGTGACACAGATTTGAAGAGTTTTTTAAACGAAATATCGGCTCAGAAACGACCTCCGCTTACGATGGTTCTTTATTACTGGACCGAAATGTTAACAGCGGTCAAACACATTCATGATAACG GTGTCATTCACTCGGACTTGAAACCAGCTAACTTCCTTTTGGTCCGTGGAAGGTTGAAACTCATAGATTTTGGAATTGCTTCAAGTATGAACGCGGAAATGACATCTGTTGTTAAGAACAATCCTATTGGTACTCTCAATTACATAAGTCCGGAGGCATTGATGGATATCGGTGGAAACAACGAAGATTCACCGACTCGAAACGTTAAATATAAA ATAAGTTTCAAATCGGACGTGTGGTCGCTCGGTTGTATTCTCTACAGTTTAGTTTACGGCTATACCCCTTTTCACAACATTCGAGCACAGTGGGCAAAAATCAGCGCGATAACAAATCcgaatccaaaaatatcgtttgcACCTCCGTCGGGACAGGATATTGAACCGATACCACCGATTTTGATCGAGGTGATGCGAAAATGTCTTCGGCACGATCCCAAAGCAAGACCAACTGTGGCCGAATTGTTGCAGATCCCTTATATCCCAATAAAACCAATTGCGCCCAAACCGGCACGTGCAATTCCGCCCAACATAATTACGAAGATGAAACATTCGTTGACCGACTCCGAATGGCGACAATTCACGGAGGTAAAAAATTTCACTAGCAATTCAATGTCCGTCGCTCGAAACCACGaagattcattatttttctttgcctatttctcaattttttttgccacAAATAAcgggaatgaaatttcattctcaaaAAAAGTGCACTTTAGAAATATCTTCGATGTATTTCAACGACGCTAA
- the Mps1 gene encoding serine/threonine-protein kinase mph1 isoform X2, with translation MSKEMGNKSFDEKHNSTGPSGMLGLSNLGPKLQPIRIKAFLEMYTSDEEDSEDRGKESIESEDEDIQPLPDDDKDKLKEHLTSVMEETEPTLSTLSCQSRSLNHNASSINNQTSAITAAVINEELDGTSLRNSEENFSQSKHPQERRDSVKIHLESMSKIPYLERDSSKSLYNQNRRSNVQFEVPLSTENIPVHVKIESGIFLDNKDSSTAVKTETLQTMTENSSAIHKEKLNCPISRNFRDDFSLNEHDHGRNGAVANYSDSGSQQDPGLERVKIEMVISESQCSDTNSEGSQTSVASCSFSSKGETILQNQESVPAEKKCDSMYYGIEKHYSTSETCLNSSGTHSIGHKNNLHLVNDTPMKNNPPAGSMRPTPSISHRSMFQTPINAKLKQDYMKNHVQTPATIFGNWSRNHMVQTPLPNYEGRGDTVPRSHALSTVSQELTHDSPFVRKVQEKKARRPLAETMLSSGANPRFQNYKSSIQHTREILQSSKSLEHQNHPVSEHGRETCSNESATVETKENKFSKRIEKSSHVEESSSRAPESMNEVIVTNTNSSRNNENLVNSKISKVPTYEQHPSSFRVVSSIPPVSTGYDEKNIPERLNNVQVSVPSRIRRPNQRQIITVKDKDYLILGSLGEGMSGQVLRVQELENRSLRAIKIVDLSRLDKDCAQGCLQEISMLKKLQAPSVVKMFDHEIKYPMVHVVMEMGDTDLKSFLNEISAQKRPPLTMVLYYWTEMLTAVKHIHDNGVIHSDLKPANFLLVRGRLKLIDFGIASSMNAEMTSVVKNNPIGTLNYISPEALMDIGGNNEDSPTRNVKYKISFKSDVWSLGCILYSLVYGYTPFHNIRAQWAKISAITNPNPKISFAPPSGQDIEPIPPILIEVMRKCLRHDPKARPTVAELLQIPYIPIKPIAPKPARAIPPNIITKMKHSLTDSEWRQFTEILEDRGNQ, from the exons atgagcaAAGAGATGGGTAATAAATCGTTCGATGAGAAGCACAATTCGACCGGACCTTCAGGCATGCTGGGTTTGTCAAATCTTGGGCCAAAACTGCAGCCGATAAGAATAAAAGCATTTTTAGAAATGTATACAAGTGACGAAGAAGACAGTGAGGATAGAGGCAAAGAATCAATAGAATCGGAAGATGAAGACATACAACCATTGCCTGACGATGATAAGGATAAACTTAAAGAACACTTAACTAGTGTAATGGAAGAAACTGAACCGACGCTATCAACATTGAGTTGTCAATCACGGTCTTTGAACCATAACGCATcttcaataaataatcaaacTTCTGCAATAACTGCTGCTGTGATAAACGAAGAGCTTGATGGAACCTCTCTTAGGAATTCTgaagagaatttttctcaaagcAAACATCCCCAAGAGAGAAGAGATTCAGTTAAAATTCATTTGGAATCTATGTCAAAGATTCCTTACCTCGAACGTGATTCATCTAAAAGTCTGTATAACCAAAATCGCCGTTCCAATGTACAATTTGAGGTTCCCCTATCAACAGAAAACATTCCTGTGCATGTCAAAATTGAATCTGGAATTTTTCTTGATAACAAGGATTCGTCCACAGCCGTGAAAACAGAGACTCTCCAAACTATGACAGAAAACTCTTCTGCGATACACAAAGAAAAGTTAAACTGTCCCATTTCTAGGAATTTTCGAGatgatttttctctcaatgAACATGACCATGGGAGAAATGGAGCAGTCGCGAATTATTCAGATTCAGGATCACAGCAAGATCCCGGACTAGAGCGGGTCAAGATAGAAATGGTTATTTCAGAAAGTCAGTGCTCCGACACAAACTCGGAAGGGAGCCAAACGTCAGTCGCAAGTTGTTCATTTTCATCTAAAGGTGAAACAATACTTCAAAACCAGGAGAGTGTACCAGCAGAAAAGAAATGTGATTCCATGTATTATGGAATAGAAAAACACTATTCAACATCAGAGACATGTTTGAACTCTTCTGGAACTCATTCCATTggacataaaaataatttgcatCTGGTGAACGATacgccaatgaaaaataatccaCCGGCTGGGTCAATGCGACCGACGCCTTCGATTTCACACAGAAGTATGTTTCAAACTCCAATAAATGCAAAACTAAAGCAGGATTATATGAAAAATCATGTTCAAACTCCAGCAACTATTTTTGGCAACTGGTCGCGAAATCACATGGTTCAAACACCTTTACCGAATTATGAGGGCCGCGGCGATACGGTCCCAAGGTCTCACGCACTTTCAACAGTATCACAAGAATTGACTCATGATTCTCCATTCGTGAGGAAAgtacaggaaaaaaaagcacGACGACCCCTAGCAGAGACCATGCTATCTTCCGGAGCAAATCCACGTTTCCAGAATTATAAATCGTCCATTCAGCATACCCGGGAGATTTTGCAATCTTCAAAGAGTCTCGAACATCAAAATCATCCAGTTTCGGAGCATGGCAGAGAGACTTGTTCCAACGAATCAGCAACTGTTGAAACTAAAgagaacaaattttcaaaaagaattgaaaaatcttcacacGTCGAAGAGTCCTCCTCTCGAGCCCCTGAATCGATGAACGAAGTAATCGTCACAAACACGAACAGTAGTCGCAATAATGAAAACCTTGTTAATTCGAAGATAAGCAAAGTTCCAACTTATGAACAACATCCTTCGAGTTTTCGCGTTGTAAGCTCTATCCCTCCAGTTTCAACGGGTTatgatgagaaaaatattcccGAGAGACTAAACAATGTACAAGTCTCCGTACCTTCGCGAATACGACGACCGAATCAACGCCAAATCATCACTGTCAAAGACAAAGATTATTTGATCCTCGGTAGCCTCGGAGAAGGTATGAGCGGCCAGGTTCTTCGAGTCCAGGAACTTGAGAATCGTAGTTTACGCGCAATCAAAATCGTCGATCTCAGTCGTTTGGACAAAGATTGTGCTCAAGGTTGCTTACAAGAAATCTCGATGCTTAAAAAACTCCAAGCACCCTCTGTCGTCAAGATGTTCGATCA CGAAATCAAATATCCTATGGTACATGTAGTAATGGAAATGGGTGACACAGATTTGAAGAGTTTTTTAAACGAAATATCGGCTCAGAAACGACCTCCGCTTACGATGGTTCTTTATTACTGGACCGAAATGTTAACAGCGGTCAAACACATTCATGATAACG GTGTCATTCACTCGGACTTGAAACCAGCTAACTTCCTTTTGGTCCGTGGAAGGTTGAAACTCATAGATTTTGGAATTGCTTCAAGTATGAACGCGGAAATGACATCTGTTGTTAAGAACAATCCTATTGGTACTCTCAATTACATAAGTCCGGAGGCATTGATGGATATCGGTGGAAACAACGAAGATTCACCGACTCGAAACGTTAAATATAAA ATAAGTTTCAAATCGGACGTGTGGTCGCTCGGTTGTATTCTCTACAGTTTAGTTTACGGCTATACCCCTTTTCACAACATTCGAGCACAGTGGGCAAAAATCAGCGCGATAACAAATCcgaatccaaaaatatcgtttgcACCTCCGTCGGGACAGGATATTGAACCGATACCACCGATTTTGATCGAGGTGATGCGAAAATGTCTTCGGCACGATCCCAAAGCAAGACCAACTGTGGCCGAATTGTTGCAGATCCCTTATATCCCAATAAAACCAATTGCGCCCAAACCGGCACGTGCAATTCCGCCCAACATAATTACGAAGATGAAACATTCGTTGACCGACTCCGAATGGCGACAATTCACGGAG ATTCTCGAGGACCGAGGCAACCAGTGA